A region from the Sandaracinus amylolyticus genome encodes:
- a CDS encoding phospholipase C: MRRTTLLLVPALLFACGDDDAAAPIDAGVDAYRPPYDAGPYERIPESEAAAGRASCAFARGAMPWETIGAEHPIGGDIPIRHWFLLMQENRSFDHYFGTMPGVEGLPAEGATNPDTSGTPVSTFHQTEYCTVDTGHSWNAGHTQWNGGANDGFVRQNDPDGRRAMGWYDGSDLPFYWDLYGTFAMSDHHHCSMLGPTWVNREYYLSGTSFGLVSNDPVPRENLPAEGDHIIYQQLDRAGVSWRIYYETVPFVYGAYPHWALAPAQRARIRSYDHFAADLASGDVAEVTYIDPSWDFAQGIDAHDEHPHADVQNGQAWIREIVTAIMASPIWRESAIILTYDEWGGFYDHVPPPEACPPGDHAPALGPSHQPGGFDRLGFRVPLVVVSPYSRPAHVSDRVTDLSSVVRLLQARYLLPAMSARDANAWPLLDMFDFSNAAFETPPQLAEAPIDEARLAACRAAFPED, translated from the coding sequence ATGCGACGCACGACGCTCCTTCTCGTTCCAGCGCTCCTCTTCGCGTGCGGCGACGACGACGCCGCTGCGCCGATCGACGCCGGCGTCGACGCGTACCGCCCGCCCTACGACGCCGGTCCCTACGAGCGCATCCCCGAGAGCGAGGCCGCCGCAGGGCGCGCATCCTGCGCGTTCGCGCGCGGCGCGATGCCGTGGGAGACGATCGGCGCAGAGCACCCGATCGGCGGCGACATCCCGATCCGCCACTGGTTCCTGCTGATGCAGGAGAACCGCTCGTTCGATCACTACTTCGGCACGATGCCCGGCGTCGAAGGTCTCCCCGCGGAAGGCGCGACGAACCCCGACACGAGCGGCACGCCCGTCTCCACGTTCCACCAGACCGAGTACTGCACCGTCGACACCGGCCACAGCTGGAACGCCGGTCACACGCAGTGGAACGGCGGCGCGAACGACGGCTTCGTGCGCCAGAACGATCCCGACGGGCGCCGCGCGATGGGCTGGTACGACGGCTCCGATCTGCCGTTCTACTGGGACCTCTACGGCACGTTCGCGATGAGCGATCACCACCACTGCTCGATGCTCGGGCCGACGTGGGTCAACCGCGAGTACTACCTGAGCGGCACGTCGTTCGGCCTCGTCTCGAACGATCCGGTCCCGCGCGAGAACCTGCCCGCCGAAGGCGATCACATCATCTACCAGCAGCTCGATCGCGCCGGTGTGTCGTGGCGCATCTACTACGAGACCGTGCCCTTCGTGTACGGCGCCTATCCGCACTGGGCGCTCGCGCCGGCGCAGCGCGCGCGCATCCGCTCGTACGACCACTTCGCAGCCGATCTCGCGAGCGGCGACGTCGCCGAGGTCACGTACATCGATCCCTCGTGGGACTTCGCGCAGGGCATCGACGCGCACGACGAGCACCCGCACGCCGACGTGCAGAACGGTCAGGCGTGGATCCGCGAGATCGTCACCGCGATCATGGCGAGCCCGATCTGGCGCGAGTCCGCGATCATCCTCACCTACGACGAGTGGGGCGGCTTCTACGATCACGTGCCTCCGCCCGAGGCGTGCCCGCCCGGTGATCACGCGCCCGCGCTCGGTCCTTCGCATCAGCCCGGCGGCTTCGATCGCCTCGGGTTCCGCGTGCCGCTCGTGGTCGTGAGCCCCTACTCGCGCCCCGCGCACGTGTCCGATCGCGTCACCGATCTCTCGAGCGTCGTGCGCCTGCTGCAGGCGCGCTACCTGCTGCCCGCGATGAGCGCGCGCGACGCGAACGCGTGGCCGCTGCTCGACATGTTCGACTTCTCGAACGCCGCGTTCGAGACGCCGCCCCAGCTCGCCGAGGCACCGATCGACGAAGCGCGCCTCGCCGCGTGCCGCGCCGCATTCCCCGAGGATTGA
- a CDS encoding DEAD/DEAH box helicase, translated as MSRKKSTDALAAFHPATRAWFEASFPAPTDAQRAGWGAITRGESTLLLAPTGSGKTLAAFLFAIDRATFADEPAPKQRCRVLYVSPLKALAVDVERNLRAPLAGITATAERLGIPFRRLEVGVRSGDTPADERARLARRPPDVLITTPESLYLLLTSNARETLTSIETVIVDEIHAIAGTKRGAHLALTLERLEEVRARAGQTKPLQRIGLSATQRPLDEIARFLGGGELDDEGKWSARSVRIVDASAKKDLALTIEVPVDDMSRLGSANDRGPLEGGPPTPEGRSIWPSIHPRLVELIRAHRSTMVFVNSRRLAERLATALNDVAGDEIALAHHGSVAREQRQQIEERLKSGALPCIVATSSLELGLDLGAVDLVIQIETPPTVSAGLQRIGRASHHVGGTSEGVVFPKHRADLLASAAAVRLMRRGEVEPTAYPRSPLDVLAQQLVAIVASDEIHEAALFTMVRRAAPFAELSRGHFEGVLDMLAGRYPSDEFAELRPRIVWDRVTGQIRARQGAKRLAVVNAGVIPDRGLYGVFLAGSGEGKTSRRVGELDEEMVFEAREGEVFLLGATSWRIVEITHDRVMVEPAPGEPGKMPFWRGESLGRSAALGTAIGALTRTLARAKEDDGIAKLMAEHDLEERAARNLVRFVQDQAKATGEVPSDRTLLVERFVDEVGDHRVCLMSPFGARVHAPLATCLMERCRAELGIDTEAVWSDDGIVLRFPESDAPPTIDQLLPTADEVEDLLVRTLGSTALFSSRFRECAARALLLPRRHPGRRSPLWAQRRRAADLLQVASRYGSFPILLETYRECLRDVFDLPGVLELLRAIADRRVHVVTVDTAQPSPFAASLLFSYVANFMYEGDAPLAERRAQALTVDAAQLRELLGGVELRELLDPDAITALEHQLQRLDRRYAITGADGVHDLLLLLGDLDRDEIAMRVHGPDEDEASARARSQALIAELLRERRVIEVTIGGRARLAAIEDAGRLRDALGVPPPPGTPAAFLEPVADPLGDLVSRWSRTHGPFRAGDLAARWGLGIAPVRAAIDRLIARGRLIEGELVPGARGLDLCDAEVLRSVKRRSLARLRAEIEPVEPAAYTRFLLEWNGIAPASGGGPRRGVDALFRAIEQLEGAPVPADVLEREILPARVDGYRQGDLDQLCASGEVVWRGVEPLAPGVGRVAIYFASSYPLLAPPPVPAEGALTAKVRDVLSRRGALFFAEIAREVGGFPQDALSALWDLVWSGEVTNDTLAPLRSLGAASAASKRDRRRPSRFQAARRVGPPGSEGRWSLLPSIAGPSETERRAALARTLLERHGVVTREGVQREGVVGGFGAVYPVLRTMEEAGRVRRGFFVAGLGAAQFALPGADDRLRAHRDPAEPARTFVIAATDPAQPYGAALPWPETRATARPQRASGAQVVLREGRPIAWMGRTERSLITFLPEAEPERGHAIRAIARALAELVESGRRKAILIASVDGEPTHGSPIVGALRDEGFTHGLHGYLKRSAMPVMPSRVVPMPVEPFATADVDEGDDADLDDD; from the coding sequence TTGAGCAGGAAGAAGAGCACCGACGCGCTCGCGGCGTTCCACCCCGCGACGCGCGCTTGGTTCGAGGCGTCGTTTCCGGCGCCCACCGACGCGCAGCGCGCGGGCTGGGGCGCGATCACGCGCGGCGAGTCCACGCTGCTCCTCGCGCCGACCGGCTCGGGCAAGACGCTCGCGGCGTTCCTCTTCGCGATCGATCGCGCGACGTTCGCGGACGAGCCCGCGCCGAAGCAGCGCTGCCGCGTGCTCTACGTCTCGCCGCTGAAGGCGCTCGCGGTCGACGTCGAGCGCAACCTCCGCGCGCCGCTCGCGGGCATCACCGCGACCGCCGAGCGGCTCGGCATCCCGTTCCGAAGGCTCGAGGTCGGCGTGCGTTCGGGCGACACCCCCGCGGACGAGCGCGCGCGCCTCGCGCGGCGTCCGCCCGACGTGCTGATCACCACGCCGGAGTCGCTGTATCTGCTGCTCACGTCGAACGCGCGCGAGACGCTCACGTCGATCGAGACCGTGATCGTCGACGAGATCCACGCGATCGCGGGCACCAAGCGCGGCGCGCACCTCGCGCTCACGCTCGAGCGCCTCGAGGAGGTGCGTGCGCGCGCCGGCCAGACGAAGCCGCTCCAGCGCATCGGGCTCTCCGCGACGCAGCGCCCGCTCGACGAGATCGCGCGCTTCCTCGGCGGCGGCGAGCTCGATGACGAGGGCAAGTGGAGCGCGCGCTCGGTGCGCATCGTCGACGCGAGCGCGAAGAAGGATCTCGCGCTCACGATCGAAGTGCCCGTCGACGACATGAGCCGCCTCGGGAGCGCGAACGATCGCGGCCCGCTCGAAGGCGGACCGCCGACGCCCGAAGGACGCTCGATCTGGCCGAGCATCCACCCGCGGCTCGTCGAGCTGATCCGCGCGCATCGCTCGACGATGGTCTTCGTCAATTCGCGCCGTCTGGCGGAGCGCCTCGCCACCGCGCTGAACGACGTGGCCGGCGACGAGATCGCGCTCGCGCACCACGGCTCGGTCGCGCGCGAGCAGCGCCAGCAGATCGAGGAGCGCCTCAAGTCGGGCGCCCTCCCCTGCATCGTCGCGACATCGTCGCTCGAGCTCGGCCTCGATCTCGGCGCGGTCGATCTCGTGATCCAGATCGAGACGCCGCCCACCGTGTCCGCGGGCCTGCAGCGCATCGGGCGCGCGTCGCACCACGTCGGCGGCACCAGCGAGGGCGTGGTGTTCCCGAAGCACCGCGCCGACCTGCTCGCGTCGGCGGCCGCGGTGCGCCTCATGCGTCGCGGCGAGGTGGAGCCCACCGCGTACCCGCGCTCCCCGCTCGACGTGCTCGCGCAGCAGCTCGTCGCGATCGTCGCGAGCGACGAGATCCACGAGGCTGCGCTCTTCACGATGGTGCGCCGCGCCGCGCCGTTCGCCGAGCTCTCGCGCGGTCACTTCGAGGGCGTGCTCGACATGCTCGCGGGGCGCTATCCGAGCGACGAGTTCGCCGAGCTGCGCCCGCGCATCGTGTGGGATCGCGTGACGGGTCAGATCCGCGCGCGACAAGGCGCGAAGCGGCTCGCCGTGGTGAACGCGGGCGTGATCCCGGATCGCGGCCTCTACGGCGTGTTCCTCGCGGGCAGCGGCGAAGGGAAGACGTCGCGTCGCGTCGGCGAGCTCGACGAGGAGATGGTGTTCGAGGCGCGCGAAGGAGAGGTCTTCCTCCTCGGCGCGACCTCGTGGCGCATCGTCGAGATCACGCACGACCGGGTGATGGTCGAGCCTGCGCCCGGCGAGCCCGGGAAGATGCCGTTCTGGCGCGGTGAGTCGCTCGGACGGAGCGCCGCGCTGGGCACCGCGATCGGCGCGCTGACGCGCACGCTGGCGCGCGCGAAGGAAGACGACGGCATCGCGAAGCTGATGGCGGAGCACGACCTCGAGGAGCGCGCCGCGCGCAACCTCGTGCGCTTCGTCCAGGACCAGGCGAAGGCGACCGGCGAGGTGCCCTCCGATCGCACGCTGCTCGTCGAGCGCTTCGTCGACGAGGTCGGTGATCACCGCGTGTGCCTGATGTCGCCCTTCGGCGCGCGCGTCCACGCGCCGCTCGCGACGTGCCTGATGGAGCGCTGTCGCGCCGAGCTCGGCATCGACACCGAGGCGGTCTGGTCCGACGACGGCATCGTGCTGCGCTTCCCCGAGAGCGACGCACCTCCGACGATCGATCAGCTGCTGCCCACCGCCGACGAGGTCGAGGACCTCCTGGTGCGCACGCTCGGCAGCACCGCGCTCTTCTCCTCTCGGTTCCGCGAGTGCGCGGCGCGCGCGCTGTTGCTCCCGCGACGTCATCCGGGGCGACGCTCGCCGCTCTGGGCGCAGCGCCGCCGCGCCGCGGATCTGCTGCAGGTCGCGTCGCGCTACGGCTCGTTCCCGATCCTGCTCGAGACGTACCGCGAGTGCCTGCGCGACGTGTTCGATCTCCCCGGCGTGCTCGAGCTTCTGCGCGCGATCGCCGATCGCCGAGTGCACGTCGTGACGGTCGACACCGCGCAGCCCTCGCCGTTCGCGGCGTCGCTGCTGTTCTCGTACGTCGCGAACTTCATGTACGAGGGCGACGCGCCGCTCGCCGAGCGACGCGCCCAGGCGCTCACGGTCGACGCGGCGCAGCTGCGTGAATTGCTCGGCGGCGTGGAGCTCCGCGAGCTGCTCGATCCCGATGCGATCACCGCGCTCGAGCACCAGCTCCAGCGCCTCGATCGTCGTTATGCGATCACCGGCGCCGACGGTGTGCACGATCTGCTGTTGCTCCTCGGCGATCTCGATCGCGACGAGATCGCGATGCGCGTGCACGGCCCCGACGAGGACGAAGCGAGCGCGCGCGCTCGCAGTCAGGCGCTGATCGCCGAGCTGCTGCGCGAGCGACGCGTCATCGAGGTCACGATCGGCGGCCGCGCGCGCCTCGCGGCGATCGAGGACGCAGGACGCCTGCGCGATGCGCTCGGCGTGCCTCCGCCGCCGGGAACGCCCGCCGCGTTCCTCGAGCCGGTCGCCGATCCGCTCGGTGATCTCGTCTCGCGCTGGTCGCGCACCCACGGGCCGTTCCGCGCCGGCGATCTCGCCGCGCGATGGGGCCTCGGGATCGCGCCGGTGCGCGCCGCGATCGATCGGTTGATCGCGCGCGGTCGTCTGATCGAGGGCGAGCTCGTGCCCGGCGCGCGCGGCCTCGATCTCTGCGACGCCGAGGTGCTGCGCTCGGTGAAGCGCCGCTCCCTCGCGCGCCTGCGCGCCGAGATCGAGCCGGTCGAGCCCGCGGCGTACACGCGCTTCCTGCTCGAGTGGAACGGCATCGCGCCCGCATCGGGCGGTGGTCCGCGCCGCGGCGTCGACGCGCTCTTCCGCGCGATCGAGCAGCTCGAGGGCGCGCCCGTCCCCGCCGACGTGCTCGAGCGCGAGATCCTGCCCGCGCGCGTCGACGGATATCGACAAGGCGATCTCGATCAGCTCTGCGCATCGGGCGAGGTCGTGTGGCGCGGCGTCGAGCCGCTCGCGCCGGGCGTGGGGCGCGTCGCGATCTACTTCGCGAGCTCGTACCCGCTGCTCGCACCTCCGCCGGTGCCCGCCGAGGGCGCGCTCACCGCGAAGGTGCGCGACGTGCTCTCGCGGCGCGGCGCGCTCTTCTTCGCCGAGATCGCGCGCGAGGTCGGCGGCTTCCCGCAGGACGCGCTGAGCGCGCTCTGGGATCTCGTGTGGTCCGGCGAGGTGACGAACGACACGCTCGCGCCGCTGCGCTCGCTCGGCGCGGCGAGCGCTGCGAGCAAGCGCGATCGACGTCGTCCTTCGCGCTTCCAAGCCGCGCGTCGTGTGGGCCCGCCGGGCAGCGAAGGACGCTGGTCCCTGCTCCCGTCGATCGCGGGACCGAGCGAGACCGAGCGACGCGCCGCGCTCGCGCGCACGCTGCTCGAGCGACACGGCGTGGTCACGCGCGAGGGCGTGCAGCGCGAAGGCGTGGTCGGTGGGTTCGGCGCGGTGTACCCGGTGCTGCGCACGATGGAGGAAGCTGGGCGCGTGCGGCGCGGCTTCTTCGTCGCGGGCCTCGGCGCGGCGCAATTCGCGCTGCCGGGCGCCGACGATCGACTGCGTGCGCATCGCGATCCGGCGGAGCCTGCGCGCACGTTCGTGATCGCCGCGACGGATCCCGCGCAGCCCTACGGTGCAGCGCTCCCGTGGCCCGAGACGCGCGCGACTGCGCGCCCGCAGCGCGCGAGCGGCGCCCAGGTCGTGCTCCGCGAAGGTCGGCCCATCGCGTGGATGGGACGCACCGAGCGCAGCCTGATCACGTTCCTGCCCGAGGCCGAGCCCGAGCGCGGCCACGCGATCCGCGCGATCGCGCGTGCGCTCGCGGAGCTCGTCGAGAGCGGACGTCGCAAGGCGATCCTGATCGCGAGCGTCGACGGCGAGCCCACGCACGGCTCACCGATCGTCGGCGCGCTGCGCGACGAAGGCTTCACGCACGGCCTGCACGGCTATCTCAAGCGCAGCGCGATGCCGGTGATGCCCTCGCGCGTGGTGCCGATGCCGGTCGAGCCGTTCGCGACGGCGGACGTCGACGAGGGTGACGACGCCGATCTCGACGACGATTGA
- a CDS encoding sigma-54-dependent Fis family transcriptional regulator, with protein MTRLSLLVELASTLAREIDLDAWLASAAHALASAMSAERASIWLVDAEEGDLVTRVAVLPEVPALRQRIGAGVVGTVARSAEVLRIDDASRDPRFDPSADRVTGFTTRSILAAPIREDASAPVRGVVQVLNASAGSFDAEDAAYLEVLGRELGRALAMTTLRPDDASGPGLVLRGPFNRIVGRGAAMEAVYERVGLAAQTDATVLLRGETGTGKTLLARAIHVNSPRRDGPFVTVDCTTLPPQLVESELFGHERGAFTGADRRVRGRVEMASGGTLFLDEIGDLPPEIQGKLLRFVQDRVFERVGGRETLRADVRLLCATHHDLERAVDEGRFRRDLYYRIRVLEIEVPRLASRGPDEIERLARHFADLYAKRHGRPEPRFEEDAIDVLRAHAWPGNVRELEHWIESALVLAPDGVIRRSRFPAQRGGAEPKREARDAVVLAPNQKLDDAMREYVRATVQALGGNRSEAARRLGVSRNTIARAMRG; from the coding sequence CGCGAGATCGATCTCGACGCGTGGCTCGCGAGCGCGGCGCACGCCCTCGCGTCGGCGATGAGCGCGGAGCGCGCGTCGATCTGGCTCGTCGACGCGGAGGAGGGCGACCTCGTGACGCGCGTCGCGGTGCTGCCCGAGGTGCCCGCGCTGCGACAGCGCATCGGCGCGGGCGTGGTCGGCACCGTCGCGCGCAGCGCCGAGGTGCTGCGCATCGACGACGCGTCGCGCGATCCGCGCTTCGATCCCAGCGCCGATCGCGTGACCGGGTTCACCACGCGATCGATCCTCGCCGCGCCGATCCGCGAGGACGCGAGCGCGCCGGTGCGCGGCGTGGTGCAGGTGCTGAACGCGAGCGCCGGGTCGTTCGACGCGGAGGACGCGGCGTACCTCGAGGTGCTCGGTCGCGAGCTCGGTCGCGCGCTCGCGATGACGACGCTGCGGCCCGACGACGCGAGCGGGCCCGGGCTCGTGCTGCGCGGTCCGTTCAACCGCATCGTCGGCCGCGGCGCCGCGATGGAGGCGGTCTACGAGCGCGTCGGGCTCGCGGCGCAGACCGACGCGACGGTGCTGCTGCGCGGCGAGACGGGGACCGGCAAGACGCTGCTCGCGCGCGCGATCCACGTGAACTCGCCGCGGCGCGACGGGCCGTTCGTGACGGTCGACTGCACGACGCTGCCGCCACAGCTCGTCGAGAGCGAGCTCTTCGGGCACGAGCGCGGCGCGTTCACCGGCGCCGATCGACGGGTGCGCGGACGCGTCGAGATGGCGAGCGGAGGCACGCTGTTCCTCGACGAGATCGGCGATCTTCCGCCGGAAATTCAAGGAAAACTGCTGCGTTTCGTGCAGGATCGCGTGTTCGAGCGCGTCGGTGGGCGCGAGACGCTGCGCGCGGACGTGCGCTTGCTCTGCGCGACGCATCACGACCTCGAGCGCGCGGTCGACGAAGGGCGCTTCCGGCGCGACCTCTACTATCGGATCCGCGTGCTCGAGATCGAGGTGCCGCGCCTCGCGTCGCGCGGGCCCGACGAGATCGAGCGGCTCGCGCGGCACTTCGCGGATCTGTACGCGAAGCGGCACGGACGTCCGGAGCCGCGCTTCGAGGAGGACGCGATCGACGTGCTGCGCGCGCACGCGTGGCCCGGCAACGTGCGCGAGCTCGAGCACTGGATCGAGAGCGCGCTCGTCCTCGCGCCCGACGGAGTGATCCGGCGATCGCGCTTCCCCGCGCAGCGTGGCGGCGCGGAGCCGAAGCGCGAGGCGCGCGACGCCGTCGTGCTCGCGCCGAACCAGAAGCTCGACGACGCGATGCGCGAGTACGTGCGCGCGACCGTGCAGGCGCTCGGCGGAAACCGCAGCGAGGCCGCGCGCCGGCTCGGTGTGTCGAGGAACACGATCGCACGCGCGATGCGCGGCTGA